In Rhea pennata isolate bPtePen1 chromosome 22, bPtePen1.pri, whole genome shotgun sequence, a single genomic region encodes these proteins:
- the LOC134150036 gene encoding lysophosphatidic acid receptor 6-like has protein sequence MADIFWTEGISNETVANTTSEFNLEANFQYPLFTVIYSIVFVLGLIENALALYLLSCKVKHTSHSYVYMINLAMVDTLFVCVLPFKIHYHVNRNNWIFGDMACRITGTLYYINIYLSIAFFTCICADRYIAVLHPFTYVQIRVAHYVMVVVIIWMVALSVMIPLILGGPLHNNGVGNKTVCFENFTTSSWTYRMASYNILALVFGFVIPFSVILISYPLIAKRISQIKHSIRKRKALRTIYIILFICTFCFLPYHLTHLLHFLMRIQVIQNEPFTNLIYKMRRVTLALVSLNCCFNPLLYYFTSSSKQWHFNFKLRFRSKIVYTICDQKFGDYSYIYKLEQRQGNKNHEDINQLTYLKTPNF, from the exons ATGGCAGATATTTTCTGGACTGAAGGAATCTCCAATGAGACAGTTGCTAATACCACTTCAGAATTCAACTTGGAAGCAAACTTCCAGTATCCCCTCTTTACTGTCATCTACAGCATTGTCTTTGTGCTGGGACTAATAGAAAATGCCTTAGCTCTGTATCTCTTGTCCTGCAAAGTAAAGCACACCTCTCACTCCTATGTATACATGATTAACCTGGCCATGGTAGAcactttgtttgtttgtgtattgccttttaaaattcattaccATGTGAATCGGAACAATTGGATCTTTGGTGATATGGCTTGTAGGATAACTGGGACTTTGTACTATATCAATATCTATCTAAGCATAGCCTTTTTCACCTGCATTTGTGCTGATCGTTACATTGCAGTGTTGCACCCCTTCACATACGTTCAGATCAGAGTTGCTCATTATGTGATGGTGGTCGTAATTATTTGGATGGTAGCTCTAAGTGTCATGATTCCACTCATCCTTGGAGGTCCCCTTCACAACAATGGTGTAGGCAACAAAACGGTGTGTTTTGAGAACTTCACTACCAGTAGCTGGACCTATCGCATGGCATCTTACAACATCCTGGCCttagtttttggttttgtgatCCCATTTTCCGTCATTCTCATCAGCTACCCTCTCATTGCCAAGAGAATTTCCCAGATCAAACACAGCATTCGCAAGAGGAAAGCCCTGCGCACTATCTACATCATCTTGTTCATCTGCACCTTCTGCTTTCTACCGTATCATCTCACTCACTTGCTCCACTTCTTAATGAGAATCCAGGTCATCCAGAATGAACCGTTTACCAACTTGATCTACAAAATGCGAAGGGTCACCTTAGCACTCGTCAGCCTCAACTGTTGCTTCAACCCACTCTTGTACTACTTCACCTCTTCCAGTAAACAATGGCACTTCAACTTCAAGCTCAGATTCAGGTCTAAAATAGTGTACACAATCTGTGACCAGAAATTTGGGGACTACTCTTACATTTATAAGCTAGAACAGAGACAGGGAAATAAAAACCATGAAGATATAAATCAACTGACCTACTTAAA AACACCTAACTTCTGA
- the PUSL1 gene encoding tRNA pseudouridine synthase-like 1 isoform X1 produces the protein MVSPKTRYLVFFQYFGSKYSGVMETSTDQSVVGVQNYMEKAAQNLKPVVPIKFHISSRTDTGVHALCNSAHLDIQRATGKPPFHERELIYSLNYHLKSEPIRILSAYRVANSFHARFSALSRTYIYRLLMGCTHHSEIPVFERDLCWAPGGGYLNVPAMQDAAWFLMGTHDFSTFRSLNSETPFQSPVRTILQIDIRPSSGFLSHHYEYRGLEFWELEFRSRSFLYRQVRRMVGALVAVGLGKLTPRHIKELLEVKDSRAFPSHAMAPPSGLFLKSVEYNEADLETTMTAGE, from the exons tggAGTCATGGAGACTTCAACTGATCAGTCAGTGGTTGGAGTCCAGAATTATATGGAG AAGGCAGCACAGAACCTAAAACCTGTTGTTCCCATCAAGTTCCACATCTCCAGCCGAACAGACACTGGTGTCCATGCACTCTGCAACTCTGCTCACCTTGACATCCAGAGGGCAACAGGGAAGCCGCCTTTCCACGAGAGAGAGCTCATCTACAGTCTCAATTATCATCTGAAATCTGAGCCAATACG CATTTTGAGTGCCTATCGAGTGGCCAATAGTTTCCATGCACGCTTCTCTGCGCTGTCAAGAACCTACATTTATCGGCTATTGATGGGTTGCACTCATCATTCTGAAATACCAGTGTTTGAAAGGGATCTCTGCTGGGCTCCTGGGGGAGG CTACCTGAATGTGCCTGCCATGCAAGATGCAGCATGGTTCCTGATGGGGACCCATGATTTCAGCACCTTCCGCTCACTCAACTCTGAAACACCTTTTCAGTCTCCAGTCAGAACCATCCTCCAGATAGACATCCGACCCTCTTCTGGCTTCCTGTCGCACCACTATGAATACAG gGGACTGGAGTTTTGGGAGTTGGAGTTCAGGAGCAGATCATTTCTTTACCGACAG GTCCGAAGAATGGTTGGGGCTCTAGTTGCAGTTGGCCTGGGGAAGTTAACACCTCGTCATATAAAGGAGTTACTGGAAGTAAAAGATTCACGGGCTTTTCCATCTCATGCTATGGCTCCACCATCTGGACTCTTTCTAAAATCTGTAGAATATAATGAAGCAG aCTTGGAGACAACGATGACAGCAGGAGAATAG
- the PUSL1 gene encoding tRNA pseudouridine synthase-like 1 isoform X2: protein METSTDQSVVGVQNYMEKAAQNLKPVVPIKFHISSRTDTGVHALCNSAHLDIQRATGKPPFHERELIYSLNYHLKSEPIRILSAYRVANSFHARFSALSRTYIYRLLMGCTHHSEIPVFERDLCWAPGGGYLNVPAMQDAAWFLMGTHDFSTFRSLNSETPFQSPVRTILQIDIRPSSGFLSHHYEYRGLEFWELEFRSRSFLYRQVRRMVGALVAVGLGKLTPRHIKELLEVKDSRAFPSHAMAPPSGLFLKSVEYNEADLETTMTAGE from the exons ATGGAGACTTCAACTGATCAGTCAGTGGTTGGAGTCCAGAATTATATGGAG AAGGCAGCACAGAACCTAAAACCTGTTGTTCCCATCAAGTTCCACATCTCCAGCCGAACAGACACTGGTGTCCATGCACTCTGCAACTCTGCTCACCTTGACATCCAGAGGGCAACAGGGAAGCCGCCTTTCCACGAGAGAGAGCTCATCTACAGTCTCAATTATCATCTGAAATCTGAGCCAATACG CATTTTGAGTGCCTATCGAGTGGCCAATAGTTTCCATGCACGCTTCTCTGCGCTGTCAAGAACCTACATTTATCGGCTATTGATGGGTTGCACTCATCATTCTGAAATACCAGTGTTTGAAAGGGATCTCTGCTGGGCTCCTGGGGGAGG CTACCTGAATGTGCCTGCCATGCAAGATGCAGCATGGTTCCTGATGGGGACCCATGATTTCAGCACCTTCCGCTCACTCAACTCTGAAACACCTTTTCAGTCTCCAGTCAGAACCATCCTCCAGATAGACATCCGACCCTCTTCTGGCTTCCTGTCGCACCACTATGAATACAG gGGACTGGAGTTTTGGGAGTTGGAGTTCAGGAGCAGATCATTTCTTTACCGACAG GTCCGAAGAATGGTTGGGGCTCTAGTTGCAGTTGGCCTGGGGAAGTTAACACCTCGTCATATAAAGGAGTTACTGGAAGTAAAAGATTCACGGGCTTTTCCATCTCATGCTATGGCTCCACCATCTGGACTCTTTCTAAAATCTGTAGAATATAATGAAGCAG aCTTGGAGACAACGATGACAGCAGGAGAATAG